The segment CCCTTCGTCGCCCTGCTCGCCGTTGCCTGCCTGCTGGCCGGCTGCGGCCAGAAAGGCCCGCTTTACTTGCCTGACGACGAAAAAGCAGCGAAAGAACACCAGAAAGACGTGTACATCCGCTGATCGGGGGAGCAGTCATGGACGCTTTCACGTACCGCGACGGGGAGCTGTTCGCGGAAGGCGTAGCGCTGTCCGATATCGCCGCTCGCTTCGGCACGCCCACCTATGTCTATTCCCGCGCAGCCATCGAGGCCGGCTACAAGGCTTATGCCGACGCCCTGGCCGGCAATGCGGGCATGGTCTGCTATGCGGTCAAGGCCAATTCCAACCTTGGCGTGCTGAACCTGCTGGCCCGCCTGGGCGCAGGTTTCGACATCGTTTCCAGCGGTGAACTGGAGCGCGTGCTGGCCGCTGGCGGCGACGCCTCGCGCATCGTCTTCTCCGGCGTCGGCAAGAGCCGCGACGACATGCGCCGTGCCCTGGAAGCCGGCGTGCACTGCTTCAACGTCGAGTCGCGCAATGAGCTGGAACGCCTGCAGAACGTGGCTGCGGCCATGGAGATGAAGGCGCCCGTGTCCCTGCGGGTCAACCCGGACGTGGATGCCGGCACCCATCCGTACATCGCCACCGGCCTGAAGGAGAACAAGTTCGGCATCGCCATCGACGAAGCCGAAGCCGTCTATGCCCAGGCCGCCAGCCTGCCGAACCTCGAAGTGATCGGCGTCGACTGCCACATCGGCTCCCAGCTCACCAGCCTGGAGCCCTTCCTCGATGCCCTCGACCGCCTGCTGGCCCTGATCGACCGCCTCAACGAGCGCGGCATCAATATTCGCCACCTGGACCTCGGCGGCGGCCTTGGCGTGCGCTACCGCGACGAGCAGCCGCCGCTGCCCGGCGAGTACATCCAGGCGGTGCGCCAGCGCATCGATGGCCGCAACCTGGAGCTGCTGTTCGAGCCCGGCCGCTCGATCGTCGCCAATGCCGGCGTGCTGCTGACCCAGGTGGAATACCTCAAGCACACAGAACAAAAGGATTTCGCCGTGATCGACGCGGCCATGAATGACCTGATCCGTCCGGCGCTCTACGAGGCCTGGATGGACGTGGTGCCGGTGCAACCGCACAGCGGCGCCGAGCGCACCTATGACCTGGTTGGCCCGATCTGCGAGACAGGCGACTTCCTCGCCCGCGAGCGCAATCTGGTGCTCGCCGAGGGTGATCTGCTGGCGATTCGCTCCGCCGGCGCCTACGGTTTCGTGATGAGCTCCAACTACAACACCCGCGGCCGCGCCGCCGAGGTGCTGGTGGATGGCGAGCAAGCCTTCGAGGTGCGCCGCCGCGAAACGATCGAAGACCTTTACGCCGGCGAAAGCCTGCTGCCGCAGTGAGGGCGCATCCATGCTATTGCGCTTCACCAAGATGCACGGCCTCGGCAACGACTTCATGGTCCTCGACCTGGTCAGCCAGCACGCCCATATCCAGCCCAAGCACGCCAAGCAGTGGGGCGACCGCCACACGGGCATCGGTTTCGACCAGCTACTGATCGTCGAAGCACCGACCAACCCGGACGTCGACTTCCGCTACCGCATCTTCAACTCCGATGGTTCGGAAGTGGAGCAATGCGGCAACGGCGCGCGCTGCTTCGCCCGTTTCGTCATCGACAAGCGCCTGACGGTGAAAAAGCGCATCCGCGTCGAAACCAAGAGCGGCATCATCGAACTGGATGTCCGCCCGGATGGGCAGGTGACCGTGGACATGGGGCCGCCGCGCCTGGTCCCGCAACAGATTCCCTTCATCGCCGACGCCGAAGCCCTGAGCTACCCGGTGGACGTGGACGGCCAGACCGTCGAGCTGGCAGCCATTTCCATGGGCAACCCCCATGCCGTGCTGCGCGTCGATGACGTCGCCAGTGCCCCGGTGCACAGCTTGGGACCGAAGCTGGAGCACCATCCGCGCTTCCCGCAACGGGTCAACGTGGGCTTCCTGCAGATCGTCGATCGCAAGCAGGCGAAACTGCGCGTCTGGGAACGTGGCGCCGGGGAAACCCAGGCCTGCGGCACCGGCGCCTGCGCCGCGGCAGTCGCCGCGATCCGCCAGGGCTGGATGGACTCGCCGGTACAACTCGAACTGCCTGGTGGCCGCCTCTCCATCGAGTGGGCCGGCCCGGGTCAGCCCGTTATGATGACCGGACCCGCCGTCCGCGTATTCGAAGGACAGGTTCGCCTATGACCGACCAGCACCAGGAACCGCCGCAGCACCTCGACTCCGAGACGGTGGCCGCTTACCTGCGCCTCCATCCGGAGTTCTTCGTCCAGCATGAAGAGCTGATTCCCGAGATGCGCATCCCCCACCAGCCCGGTGACGCCGTGTCCCTGGTGGAACGCCAGGTGAAGCTGCTCCGCGAGCGCAACATCGAGATGCGCCATCGCCTTTCGCAGCTGATGGACGTAGCGCGGGAGAACGACCGGCTGTTCGACAAGACCCGTCGCCTGGTGCTAGACCTGCTCGACGCCTCCAGCCTGGAAGAAGTGGTAGGCGCCGTGGAAGACAGCCTGCGCCACGAGTTCCAGGTGCCCTTCGTCAGCCTCATCCTGTTCAGCGAAAACACCCTGCCGGTGGGTCGTAGCGTCACCACCGCCGAAGCGCACCAGAGCATCGGCGGCCTGCTGGCCGGCGGCAAGACCATTTGCGGCGTGCTGCGCAGCCATGAGCTGGAGTTCCTGTTCGGCGCGCAAGAGCGCGACCAGGTCGGCTCCGCGGCCGTGGTCAGCCTGGCGCACCAGGGCCTGCACGGCGTGCTCGCCATCGGCAGCCCGGACCCGCAGCACTACAAGAGCTCCCTCGGCACCCTGTTCCTCGGCTACATCGCCGAAGTCCTGGCCCGAGTACTGCCGCGCTTCGCGACACCCCTGCGTTCGGTGAGATAAGCCGCAGCGCATTCCAAGGAAGTCCCATGAATGCCGACCTGGACGCCTACCTGAGTCACCTGCGCAGCGAGCGCCAGGTGTCGGCCCATACCCTGGACGCCTACCATCGCGACCTGCTCAAGGTGCGCGCGCTCTGCGAGAAGTACGGCATCGCCGACTGGAATGACCTGGACGTCCGCAGCCTGCGCAGCTTCGTCGCCCGGCTGCACCAGGACGGCCTCTCCAGCCGCAGCCTCGCGCGCCTGCTGTCGGCCGTGCGCGGCCTTTACCAATATCTGATCCGCGAAGGCCGCTGCCGCCACGACCCGGCCAATGGCCTGGCCGCGCCCAAGGGCGCCCGCCGCCTGCCACGCGCCCTCGACGCCGACCGCGCCCAGCAGCTGCTGGACGGTGGCGTGGAAGACGATTTCATCGCCCGCCGCGACCAGGCCATGCTGGAACTCTTCTATTCCTCCGGCTTGCGCCTTTCCGAGTTGGTGGGGCTGGATCTCGACGGGCTGGACCTCTCCGCGGGCCTCGTGCGGGTGCGCGGCAAGGGCAACAAGACCCGCGAGCTGCCGGTGGGTAGCAAGGCCCGCGAGGCCATGGAGGAGTGGCTGCCCCTGCGCGCGGCGGCCAATCCGGGCGACGGCGCGGTGTTCATCAGCCGGCAGGGGCGCCGCCTGACGCCTCGCGCCGTCCAGCTGCGCGTACGCGAAGCCGGCGTTCGTGAACTAGGCCAGCATTTGCATCCGCACATGCTGCGGCATTCCTTCGCCAGCCATATGCTGGAGTCATCCCAGGACCTGCGAGCCGTACAGGAACTGCTCGGCCACGCCGACATTTCCACCACCCAGATCTACACCCACCTGGACTTCCAGCATCTGGCCTCGGTCTACGACCAGGCCCACCCAAGGGCGAAGCGAAGGGGAGCAGACGAATGAGTATCCAGCTGATCACTTTCGACCTGGACGACACCCTCTGGGACAACCGACCGGTGATCGAGGGCGCCGAAACCGCGATGCGCGACTGGCTGATGGAACACACCCCGGCGCTTGGTACCCTGCCGGTGGAACACCTCTGGGCCATTCGTGGCGAGATCCTCGCTGCGGAGCCAGGCCTCAAGCACCGTCTCAGCGAGCTGCGTCGCCGTACCTTGCGCCGCGCCCTGGAGGGCGTCGGCTATTCCGCCGACGACGCCGTCGACCTGGCCGAGGGCGCCTTCCAGGCCATGCTCCAGGCACGCCACCGCATCACCTTTTTCCCCGATACCGTGCCCACCCTCGAGCGCCTCGCCATCCGCTATAGCCTGGGCGTGATCACCAACGGCAACGCCGATGTGCGTCGCCTGGGCCTGGCCGACTACTTCAAGTTCGCCCTCTGCGCCGAGGAACTGGGCATCGGCAAACCCGACCCGGTACCGTTCCTCGAAGCACTGAAGCGCGGCGGTGTCAGCGCCGGGGAAGCCGTGCACATCGGTGACCATCCGGCCGATGACATCGAAGGCGCTCGCCGCGCCGGCCTGCGCGCCATCTGGTTCAACCCGCTGGGCAAGGAATGGAGCGGCGAGAAACTGCCCGATGCCGAAATCACCAGCCTGCGGGAGCTGCCCGAGGTACTGGCGCGCTGGGCCAGGTGGCACTGACGCCATAGGGGTGCTCCCCGTGGGAGCGAATTAATTCGCGAAAGGCCGCCCAGCGGCCGTCGGGTCGCCCTCGCACCAATCCATCATGCCCACAGGCTTTCCCTCGCCCATGAAAAAGCCCGCCAATGGCGGGCCTTTCGACGGGTGCCGACCTCAGATGGGGCGGCTGCCGTACTTGCTGTCCGGCTTCTTCGGCGGGTCGGCAACCACGTTGGGTTCGACCTCCTGCACCTTGCCACCACGGGCCAGGAATTCTTCCATGGCCTTGGCCAGGGCATCGCGCTCTTTCTGCTTGGCTTCGATGCTGGGCATCTCTTCGACTTCGACCGCAGCCTTGGCCTTCTTCCCAGAGGGGGCAGGGGCCTCGCCATCGTCGTCGCTGTCGCCTTCATCGGCTGCAGCCAGCTCCTCGCCGTCGTCCTCGTCGGCCGCTTCCAGCTCGTCTTGTTCCAGTTCTTCGTCGCTCATGTTCTACCTCATGCCTTGCCAAAGCAGGTTAGTTATAGCCCAGCTGCGCCAGCTTTCTAACGCTGCCGGAAAAAATTCAGGACGCCTCGCCTTGCAAGGTCGCCAACACCCGGCGTGCACCGCCCTGATCGCGATGCTCGCCCAGGTAGACACCCTGCCAGGTGCCCATTGCCAGTTGTCCGTCCCGCACGGGAAGACTCAGCTGGCAGCCGAGCAGGCTGCCCTTGAAGTGCGCGGGCAGATCGTCCGGCCCTTCATAGTCATGTTCATAGCCGCTTTCACCCTGGGGCACCAGTCGATTGAAGAATCGCTCGAAGTCCCGGCGTACCGCGGGGTCGGCATTCTCGTTCACCGTCAGTGACGCCGACGTGTGCTGCAGCCAGAGGTGCAACAGACCGACGCGATAGCGGCGCAGTTCCGGCAATGACGCGAGGATTTCCTCAGTGACCAGGTGGAAGCCACGTGGCCTCGGGCGCAAGGTGATCAGGGTCTGCTGCCACATCCGCAAATACCTGTCTCGGCTCGTACGGGCGGCATTCTAGCGCGGTCGATGAAAAAGCAAAGGGCGCCTTTCGGCGCCCTTTTCGGCAGTGCTGCCAACTTCCCCGCCGGCAGCCGCCGAACGGGGAAATCATCGGCATCAGAGGTTGTAGCCGCGCTCGTTGTGCTGCGCCAGGTCGAGGCCGACGGTCTCTTCCTCTTCGTTGACGCGCAGGCCCATGACCACGTCCAGCACCTTCAGGATCACGAAGGTCACGATGCCGGTGTAGACCACAGTGAAGGCCACGCCTTCGAACTGGGTGAGCAGCTGGGCGCCGATGTCTTCCACGGTGCCGAAGCCACCCAGGGCAGGCGCTGCGAACACGCCAGTCAGCAGGGCACCGATGATGCCGCCGACACCGTGTACACCGAAGGCATCCAGGGAGTCGTCGTAGCCCATCTTGCGCTTCAGGCTGGTGGCGCAGAAGTAGCAGATCACGCCGGCAACCAGGCCGATGATCAGGGCACCCATGGGGCCGACGGTACCGGCGGCCGGAGTGATGGCGACCAGGCCGGCGACCACGCCGGAGGCGATGCCCAGGGCGCTCGGCTTACCGTGGGTCAGCCACTCGGCGAACATCCAGCCCAGGGCGGCAGCGGCGGTGGCGATCTGGGTGACCAGCATGGCCATGCCGGCGGTGCCGTTGGCGGCCACGGCGGAACCGGCGTTGAAGCCGAACCAGCCGATCCACAGCATGGCGGCACCCATCAGGGTGTAGCCCAGGTTGTGCGGAGCCATCGGGGTGGTCGGATAGCCCTTGCGCTTGCCCAGCACCAGGCATGCCACGAGGCCAGCGACACCCGCGTTGATGTGCACCACGGTGCCGCCGGCGAAATCCAGCACGCCCCAGTCCCACATCAGGCCGCCATTGCCGCTCCACACCATGTGAGCGATCGGCGCATACACCAGGGTGAACCAGACCGCCATGAAGATCAGCATGGCGGAGAATTTCATGCGCTCGGCGAAGGCACCCACGATCAGTGCCGGGGTGATGATGGCGAAGGTCATCTGGAAGGTGATGAACACGCTTTCAGGGATCGCGTAGACCAGGCTGCTGGTGTTCAGGCCGCTGAGGAATGCCTTGGACAGGCCGCCCACGAAGGAATTGAAATTGATCACCCCCTGTTCCATGCCGGTGGTGTCGAAGGCCAGGCTGTAGCCGTATACCACCCAGAGGATGCTGATCAGGCCGGTGATGGCGAAGCACTGCATCATCACCGAGAGGATGTTCTTGGAGCGCACCATGCCGCCGTAGAACAGCGCCAGGCCGGGAATGGTCATGAACAGCACCAATGCAGTGGCGACGATCATCCACGCCGTGTCACCACTGTTCAGCACAACCTCGTCGGCGGCCATGGCCAGGCCGGGGGTAACGAGGGACAAAAGGGCTCCTAGCCCTGCGGCTTTACGCAGAGTCATGTTGTTTTCTCCTGGGGCGTTGGGGTTCGGAGGCTTAGATCGCGTCTGTGCCGGTTTCGCCGGTACGGATACGGATGGCCTGTTCCAGATTGACGACGAAAATCTTGCCGTCACCGATCTTGCCGGTGTTGGCGGCCTTGGTGATGGCCTCGATCACGCGGTCCAGCTGGTCGTCAGCGATGGCCACGTCGATCTTCACTTTCGGCAGAAAATCGACAACGTATTCCGCACCGCGGTACAGCTCGGTGTGGCCCTTTTGCCGTCCGAAGCCCTTGACCTCGGTGACAGTGATGCCCTGCACGCCGATCTCAGACAACGACTCGCGCACGTCGTCGAGCTTGAAAGGCTTGATGATGGCGGTGACTAGCTTCATGAAACTCTCTCCCGTGTTTGGTTGACTTGCCCCAGGAAAAACACGAACCCGGGTCAAGTCTAAGCGCAGTGTCTGGCTTTTGTAACGCGTCGGCCCGCCCTGGCTCGGGACTCCGACACCAACCAACCGCTTCTGGCGAAACACTCCCCCGCCTCGCCCGGTGCACCGGAACTGCATCAGTGCATGCGTCGCTCTGCTCTAAGCAGAATTCTTGCCAGCTCCATGGAAAGTGCCTTTTTTCAAGCAGATACTGGCGGGATGCTAGTCAGATGGCTTCGATATGCCACTCGCATCGCACCAAAGCAGTGCGCCACGCCCCAGGCCATTGCTCAAAAATTGTGCACCAGCCTTCGCCGGACCGTTGCCCGGGGGCCGCGTGGTAGACTCCCGCCCATTCACTTTCGGATGCCCGCCATGCTGCCGCCCAAAGCCCTGCTCGATACCCTAGCTTCCACCGCCTCGCGCCTGTTCAGCAGCGACAGCCCGCTGCCCCGCGCCGAGGTCGAGGCCCAGTTCAAGGTCCTGCTGCAGAGTGCCTTCGGCAAGCTCGACCTGGTCAGCCGCGACGAGTTCGACAGCCAGATGGTAGTGCTCGGCCGTACCCGCGCACGCCTGGAAGCACTGGAGGCCAAGGTCGCGGAACTGGAAGCCAAGCTGAACCCGCCGCCGGCGGAGTGATACCGCTCCGGCCCGGCGGACCGATCAAGGAGTGATCAATGTCCCTGGCCATCGTCCACAGTCGCGCACAGGTCGGCGTCGAAGCCCCTGCCGTGACCGTCGAAGCCCACCTCGCCAACGGCCTGCCCTCCCTCGCGCTGGTAGGGCTTCCGGAAACCGCCGTAAAGGAAAGCAAGGACCGCGTGCGCAGCGCGATCCTCAATAGCGGCTTCGATTTCCCACCCCGCCGCATCACGCTCAACCTCGCCCCTGCTGACCTGCCGAAAGACGGTGGCCGCTTCGATCTCGCCATCGCCCTTGGCGTACTCGCCGCCAGCGGCCAACTGCCGGCCAACGCCCTGGATTCGGTGGAGTGCCTGGGCGAACTGGCGCTTTCCGGCACCCTGCGCCCCGTGCAAGGCGTACTGCCCGCCGCCCTGGCCGCCCGTGCCGCCGGCCGCACCCTGGTGGTGCCCCGGGAAAACGCCGAGGAAGCCAGCCTCGCCAGCGGCCTCAAGGTCCTGGCGGCCGGACACCTGCTGGAGCTGACCGCGCACTTCGCCGGCCATACGCCCCTCGCGCCCTACCAGGCCCAGGGCCTGCTCAAAGATCGTCCGCCCTACCCCGACCTCGCCGAAGTCCAGGGCCAGGTGGCCGCCAAGCGCGCCCTGCTGGTGGCTGCCGCCGGCTCCCACAACCTGCTGTTTTGTGGCCCGCCCGGCACCGGCAAGACGCTGCTTGCCAGTCGCCTGCCCGGCCTCTTGCCGCCACTGGAAGAACAGGAAGCCCTGGAAGTGGCAGCGATCCATTCGGTCGCCAGCCACGCGCCGCTGCAAGCCTGGCCCCAGCGACCCTTTCGCCATCCCCATCACAGCGCCTCCGGCGCAGCCCTCGTGGGTGGTGGCAGCCGCCCCAAGCCCGGCGAAATCACACTGGCGCACCAGGGCGTGCTGTTCCTCGACGAACTCCCCGAGTTCGACCGCAAGGTGCTGGAGGTCCTGCGCGAGCCGCTGGAGAGCGGTGAAATCGTCATCGCCCGCGCCCATGACAAGGTGCGATTCCCCGCCCGCTTCCAGTTGGTGGCGGCCATGAATCCCTGCCCCTGTGGATATCTTGGTGATCCCGGTGGCCGCTGCCGCTGTACCCCCGAGCAGATCCAGCGCTATCGCAGCAAGCTTTCCGGCCCCTTGCTCGACCGCATCGACCTGCACCTGACCGTGGCCCGCGAAGCCACCACACTGCAACCGCCCACCCACGTCGGCCCCGGCAGCATGGAGGCCGCCGCCGAAGTCAGCCGCGCGCGACGCCTGCAGCTCCGGCGCCAGGGTTGCGCCAATGCCTTCCTCGACCTGAAGGGGCTGCGCCGGCACTGCCTCCTCGCCACCGACGACCGCGCCTGGCTGGAAGAGGCCTGCGAGCGCCTGAACCTGTCGCTACGCGCGGCCCACCGTATCCTCAAGGTTGCACGTACCCTGGCCGATCTGGAGCAGGTTGAAGACATCGCCCGCCATCACCTGGGAGAGGCGCTCCAGTACCGGCCGGAGCCCTTGTCGTGAGCAATTGAAAACTATCAGCTGCATATTCCTAAAAGACTTTTTCTATTCATCCTGTTAGAATGCCGCGCCTTCCGCCCTTGGCGGCCATCCGATCAAAAGGAGAGCTAGCTCAATGGAGGCACGTTCGTCTTCGCAATCCACCCTCAATCCGCCGGTCTTTTTCGGCTCCGCAATCCTCATCATCGCCCTGGTGCTCTACAGCACCCTCGCCCGTGACCAGGCGCAATCACTGTTCGGCCACATCCAGGACTGGATCATCGTCAACGCCAGCTGGTTCTACGTGCTCACGGTGGCGCTGATCCTCATCACCGTGGTCTTCCTCGCGATCAGCCGCTTCGGCGACATCAAGCTCGGCCCCGACCACAGCCGGCCCGATTACCGCAATGGCACCTGGTTCGCCATGCTGTTCTCCGCCGGCATGGGAATCGGCCTGATGTTCTTCGGCGTTGCCGAGCCCCTGATGCACTATGCCAACCCGCCAGTGGGCGATGCCAACACGGTAGCCGCGGCCAAGGAGGCCATGAAGCTGACCTTCTTCCACTGGGGCCTGCATGCCTGGGCGATCTACGCCATCGTCGCGCTGATCCTGGCGTTCTTCTGCTTCCGCCACGACCTGCCGCTCACCTTGCGCTCGGCGCTCTACCCGCTGATTGGCGAGCGCATCCATGGCCCCATTGGCCACGCTGTGGATATCTTCGCCATCCTCGGCACCGTGTTCGGCGTGGCAACCTCCCTCGGCTATGGCGTGCTGCAGATCAACAGCGGCCTCAATCACCTGTTCGGCCTGCCGGTAAGCGTGCCCGTGCAACTGGTGCTGATCGCCGTCACCTGTGCCCTGGCGACCCTGTCGGTAGCCAGCGGTCTGGACCGGGGGATCCGCATTCTCTCCGAGTTCAACCTGCTGCTGGCGGTGATCCTGCTTGCCGTGGTGCTGGTCCTCGGGCCCACCGTGTTCCTGCTCAAGACCTTCATCCAGAACACCGGCGGCTACCTCTCGGAGATCGTCAGCAAGACGTTCAACCTCTACGCCTACGAGTCCAGCGACTGGATCGGCGGCTGGACCTTGCTCTACTGGGGCTGGTGGCTGTCCTGGTCGCCCTTCGTCGGCCTGTTCATCGCGCGCATTTCCCGGGGCCGCACCATCCGCCAGTTCGTCTGCGGCGTCCTGTTCGTCCCGGCCGGCTTCACCCTGCTGTGGATGACCGTATTCGGCGACACCGCGATCCACATGGTGCTGCAGGAAGGCGTCCACAGCCTGGCCGACACCGTGGCACAGGACAGCTCACTCGCGCTCTTCGCCTTCCTCGAACAGTTCCCCTTCTCTTCCCTGCTGTCGCTGGTGGCGGTGCTGATGGTGGTGGTGTTCTTCGTCACCTCCGCCGACTCCGGCGCCCTGGTGGTGGACATGCTGGCCTCCGGTGGCCGTGAAGTGACGCCACTCTGGCAACGCCTGTTCTGGTCGATCCTGATGGGCGTTGTAGCCATGGCGCTGCTGCTGGCCGACGGCCTCAAGGCGCTGCAGACCGCGACCATCGCCAGCGCCCTGCCCTTCGCCATCGTCCTGCTCGCTGCCACCTGGGGACTGCTCAAGGCCCTGCGCCTGGACGCCACCAAGCGCGGCATCCGCTACCAGGCGCTCAACCTCTCGCGGCCGGCCCAGCGCCAGCACGGCGGCTGGCAGCGGCGCCTGCGCAATATCCTGATGTTCCCGCGCCGCAGCCATGTCACCCGCTTCATCGATGAAGTGGTGCGCCCCGCTTGCCTGGAAATCTCCGAGGAACTGCGCAAGCAGGGCTACACGGTCGACGTGCAGAACGGCGAGGATGGCCGTTGC is part of the Pseudomonas lalkuanensis genome and harbors:
- the lptM gene encoding LPS translocon maturation chaperone LptM gives rise to the protein MKRLHAPFVALLAVACLLAGCGQKGPLYLPDDEKAAKEHQKDVYIR
- the lysA gene encoding diaminopimelate decarboxylase, with product MDAFTYRDGELFAEGVALSDIAARFGTPTYVYSRAAIEAGYKAYADALAGNAGMVCYAVKANSNLGVLNLLARLGAGFDIVSSGELERVLAAGGDASRIVFSGVGKSRDDMRRALEAGVHCFNVESRNELERLQNVAAAMEMKAPVSLRVNPDVDAGTHPYIATGLKENKFGIAIDEAEAVYAQAASLPNLEVIGVDCHIGSQLTSLEPFLDALDRLLALIDRLNERGINIRHLDLGGGLGVRYRDEQPPLPGEYIQAVRQRIDGRNLELLFEPGRSIVANAGVLLTQVEYLKHTEQKDFAVIDAAMNDLIRPALYEAWMDVVPVQPHSGAERTYDLVGPICETGDFLARERNLVLAEGDLLAIRSAGAYGFVMSSNYNTRGRAAEVLVDGEQAFEVRRRETIEDLYAGESLLPQ
- the dapF gene encoding diaminopimelate epimerase, with translation MLLRFTKMHGLGNDFMVLDLVSQHAHIQPKHAKQWGDRHTGIGFDQLLIVEAPTNPDVDFRYRIFNSDGSEVEQCGNGARCFARFVIDKRLTVKKRIRVETKSGIIELDVRPDGQVTVDMGPPRLVPQQIPFIADAEALSYPVDVDGQTVELAAISMGNPHAVLRVDDVASAPVHSLGPKLEHHPRFPQRVNVGFLQIVDRKQAKLRVWERGAGETQACGTGACAAAVAAIRQGWMDSPVQLELPGGRLSIEWAGPGQPVMMTGPAVRVFEGQVRL
- a CDS encoding DUF484 family protein, producing the protein MTDQHQEPPQHLDSETVAAYLRLHPEFFVQHEELIPEMRIPHQPGDAVSLVERQVKLLRERNIEMRHRLSQLMDVARENDRLFDKTRRLVLDLLDASSLEEVVGAVEDSLRHEFQVPFVSLILFSENTLPVGRSVTTAEAHQSIGGLLAGGKTICGVLRSHELEFLFGAQERDQVGSAAVVSLAHQGLHGVLAIGSPDPQHYKSSLGTLFLGYIAEVLARVLPRFATPLRSVR
- the xerC gene encoding tyrosine recombinase XerC, with amino-acid sequence MNADLDAYLSHLRSERQVSAHTLDAYHRDLLKVRALCEKYGIADWNDLDVRSLRSFVARLHQDGLSSRSLARLLSAVRGLYQYLIREGRCRHDPANGLAAPKGARRLPRALDADRAQQLLDGGVEDDFIARRDQAMLELFYSSGLRLSELVGLDLDGLDLSAGLVRVRGKGNKTRELPVGSKAREAMEEWLPLRAAANPGDGAVFISRQGRRLTPRAVQLRVREAGVRELGQHLHPHMLRHSFASHMLESSQDLRAVQELLGHADISTTQIYTHLDFQHLASVYDQAHPRAKRRGADE
- a CDS encoding HAD family hydrolase codes for the protein MSIQLITFDLDDTLWDNRPVIEGAETAMRDWLMEHTPALGTLPVEHLWAIRGEILAAEPGLKHRLSELRRRTLRRALEGVGYSADDAVDLAEGAFQAMLQARHRITFFPDTVPTLERLAIRYSLGVITNGNADVRRLGLADYFKFALCAEELGIGKPDPVPFLEALKRGGVSAGEAVHIGDHPADDIEGARRAGLRAIWFNPLGKEWSGEKLPDAEITSLRELPEVLARWARWH
- the sutA gene encoding transcriptional regulator SutA; translation: MSDEELEQDELEAADEDDGEELAAADEGDSDDDGEAPAPSGKKAKAAVEVEEMPSIEAKQKERDALAKAMEEFLARGGKVQEVEPNVVADPPKKPDSKYGSRPI
- a CDS encoding secondary thiamine-phosphate synthase enzyme YjbQ, giving the protein MWQQTLITLRPRPRGFHLVTEEILASLPELRRYRVGLLHLWLQHTSASLTVNENADPAVRRDFERFFNRLVPQGESGYEHDYEGPDDLPAHFKGSLLGCQLSLPVRDGQLAMGTWQGVYLGEHRDQGGARRVLATLQGEAS
- a CDS encoding ammonium transporter, with protein sequence MTLRKAAGLGALLSLVTPGLAMAADEVVLNSGDTAWMIVATALVLFMTIPGLALFYGGMVRSKNILSVMMQCFAITGLISILWVVYGYSLAFDTTGMEQGVINFNSFVGGLSKAFLSGLNTSSLVYAIPESVFITFQMTFAIITPALIVGAFAERMKFSAMLIFMAVWFTLVYAPIAHMVWSGNGGLMWDWGVLDFAGGTVVHINAGVAGLVACLVLGKRKGYPTTPMAPHNLGYTLMGAAMLWIGWFGFNAGSAVAANGTAGMAMLVTQIATAAAALGWMFAEWLTHGKPSALGIASGVVAGLVAITPAAGTVGPMGALIIGLVAGVICYFCATSLKRKMGYDDSLDAFGVHGVGGIIGALLTGVFAAPALGGFGTVEDIGAQLLTQFEGVAFTVVYTGIVTFVILKVLDVVMGLRVNEEEETVGLDLAQHNERGYNL
- the glnK gene encoding P-II family nitrogen regulator; its protein translation is MKLVTAIIKPFKLDDVRESLSEIGVQGITVTEVKGFGRQKGHTELYRGAEYVVDFLPKVKIDVAIADDQLDRVIEAITKAANTGKIGDGKIFVVNLEQAIRIRTGETGTDAI
- a CDS encoding accessory factor UbiK family protein, producing the protein MLPPKALLDTLASTASRLFSSDSPLPRAEVEAQFKVLLQSAFGKLDLVSRDEFDSQMVVLGRTRARLEALEAKVAELEAKLNPPPAE
- a CDS encoding YifB family Mg chelatase-like AAA ATPase, producing MSLAIVHSRAQVGVEAPAVTVEAHLANGLPSLALVGLPETAVKESKDRVRSAILNSGFDFPPRRITLNLAPADLPKDGGRFDLAIALGVLAASGQLPANALDSVECLGELALSGTLRPVQGVLPAALAARAAGRTLVVPRENAEEASLASGLKVLAAGHLLELTAHFAGHTPLAPYQAQGLLKDRPPYPDLAEVQGQVAAKRALLVAAAGSHNLLFCGPPGTGKTLLASRLPGLLPPLEEQEALEVAAIHSVASHAPLQAWPQRPFRHPHHSASGAALVGGGSRPKPGEITLAHQGVLFLDELPEFDRKVLEVLREPLESGEIVIARAHDKVRFPARFQLVAAMNPCPCGYLGDPGGRCRCTPEQIQRYRSKLSGPLLDRIDLHLTVAREATTLQPPTHVGPGSMEAAAEVSRARRLQLRRQGCANAFLDLKGLRRHCLLATDDRAWLEEACERLNLSLRAAHRILKVARTLADLEQVEDIARHHLGEALQYRPEPLS
- a CDS encoding BCCT family transporter, producing the protein MEARSSSQSTLNPPVFFGSAILIIALVLYSTLARDQAQSLFGHIQDWIIVNASWFYVLTVALILITVVFLAISRFGDIKLGPDHSRPDYRNGTWFAMLFSAGMGIGLMFFGVAEPLMHYANPPVGDANTVAAAKEAMKLTFFHWGLHAWAIYAIVALILAFFCFRHDLPLTLRSALYPLIGERIHGPIGHAVDIFAILGTVFGVATSLGYGVLQINSGLNHLFGLPVSVPVQLVLIAVTCALATLSVASGLDRGIRILSEFNLLLAVILLAVVLVLGPTVFLLKTFIQNTGGYLSEIVSKTFNLYAYESSDWIGGWTLLYWGWWLSWSPFVGLFIARISRGRTIRQFVCGVLFVPAGFTLLWMTVFGDTAIHMVLQEGVHSLADTVAQDSSLALFAFLEQFPFSSLLSLVAVLMVVVFFVTSADSGALVVDMLASGGREVTPLWQRLFWSILMGVVAMALLLADGLKALQTATIASALPFAIVLLAATWGLLKALRLDATKRGIRYQALNLSRPAQRQHGGWQRRLRNILMFPRRSHVTRFIDEVVRPACLEISEELRKQGYTVDVQNGEDGRCKLNVGHGAEVDFSYEVRPRPLPLPAFVSRDGEESQDSRKYFRAEVYLREGGQDYDVMGWSRDEVIGDLLDQYEKHLHFLHVVR